A window of Mangifera indica cultivar Alphonso chromosome 11, CATAS_Mindica_2.1, whole genome shotgun sequence contains these coding sequences:
- the LOC123228916 gene encoding uncharacterized protein LOC123228916 isoform X1, whose protein sequence is MVVGNCRSSSSSASSPPQSFSLSCSTLDKGLLESIINISPRLSSQLIPFERTVLHQSSPSPDSEKAASCHSIAAIPSNDTTTFKSSVQLRKEIAALEAEILCLERYLLSLYQTAFEEHVPTLSNVNGTYLQLKAKSPTQIAPNPSYCTEPEIGKDDFSHHSPASSGLDSFTSDYGNSANCLKADSTRSEDKKGSGHRSLADHLDASRLENYLNTPERLSEDIVRCISSIYCKLPSAPQSNAGLSASPTSSLSSFSIFSSKNPCDSWSPNYYEDASVHKLSKEERGSHTSMVEVLRIYLDEDSFNYAAEMLENFRSLVRTLEKIDPTRMKREEKLAFWINIHNALVMHAYLAHGTSNRVKRSPILKSAYNVGGHCVDAYIIQSSILGIWPHLSAPRLQKLFSPGRKFKTGNTKHVYALEYPEPLVHFALSSGVYSDPVVRVYTAESIFHDLKLAFKDFIKSSLYICKESKIYLPKIVYYFAKDMSLDVSSVLELIADCVSEVQQIAIRKCIKGRYEKCIHWLPQSSTFRYLIHRELAGGR, encoded by the exons atggtGGTGGGGAATTGCcgctcttcctcttcttctgcttcttctccTCCACAATCATTTTCCTTAAG TTGCAGTACTCTTGACAAAGGGCTTCTAGAAAGCATAATCAATATATCTCCTAGACTCTCCTCTCAATTAATTCCT TTTGAGAGGACAGTACTGCACCAAAGTTCCCCATCTCCAGATTCTGAGAAAGCAGCAAGTTGCCATTCTATTGCAGCAATTCCTTCTAATGACACTACAACATTTAAG TCATCTGTACAGCTGAGGAAGGAGATCGCTGCACTTGAAGCTGAAATTTTGTGTTTGGAACGCTATCTTCTTTCACTTTATCAGACAGCTTTTGAAGAGCATGTACCAACATTGTCAAATGTTAATGGGACCTATTTACAGTTGAAGGCAAAATCTCCAACTCAAATTGCACCAAATCCATCTTATTGTACAGAGCCAGAAATTGGGAAGGATGATTTTTCCCATCATAGCCCCGCTTCTTCTGGACTTGATTCATTCACTTCAGACTATGGCAATTCTGCAAATTGTTTAAAAGCAGATTCTACGAGG AGTGAGGACAAAAAAGGTTCTGGTCATCGCAGCCTCGCTGATCACCTTGATGCCTCTCGCTTGGAGAACTACCTTAATACTCCAGAAAGACTCTCTGAAGATATCGTAAGATGCATATCTTCTATATACTGCAAGCTACCCAGTGCCCCTCAAAGCAATGCAGGCTTGTCAGCTTCCCCCACTTCATCCCTGTCCTCCTTTAGcatattttcttctaaaaatCCTTGTGATAGTTGGAGTCCAAATTACTATGAGGATGCTTCTGTACATAAACTGTCGAAAGAAGAGAGAGGATCACATACTTCAATGGTTGAAGTACTGAGGATATATTTGGATGAAGATAGTTTCAATTATGCAGCCGAAATGCTAGAAAATTTCAG GTCACTGGTTCGTACTCTTGAGAAGATTGATCCAACAAGGATGAAGCGGGAAGAAAAGCTTGCATTCTGGATCAACATTCACAATGCCCTGGTTATGCAT GCATATTTAGCACATGGAACTAGTAATCGTGTAAAAAGATCCCCTATTTTAAAG TCAGCATACAATGTGGGTGGACATTGTGTAGATGCATACATCATTCAAAGCTCAATTCTAGGAATTTGGCCACACCTTTCAGCACCG AGGCTACAAAAGTTGTTTTCTCCAGGAAGGAAATTTAAGACGGGCAACACCAAACATGTATATGCTTTAGAATATCCAGAGCCACTTGTTCATTTTGCACTTTCTTCAGGGGTTTACTCTGACCCGGTG GTTCGAGTTTACACTGCTGAGAGTATATTTCATGATCTCAAACTTGCATTCAAAGATTTCATTAAATCCAGCTTGTACATCTGCAAGGAATCGAAGATCTACCTCCCAAAAATTGTATACTACTTTGCAAAGGATATGTCATTGGATGTGTCAAGTGTCTTGGAGTTGATAGCAGACTGTGTGTCAGAAGTGCAGCAAATTGCTATCAGAAAATGCATCAAGGGAAGGTATGAAAAATGTATCCATTGGCTACCGCAAAGTTCAACCTTTCGGTATCTCATCCACAGAGAATTAGCTGGAGGGAGATAA
- the LOC123228916 gene encoding uncharacterized protein LOC123228916 isoform X2, giving the protein MVVGNCRSSSSSASSPPQSFSLSTLDKGLLESIINISPRLSSQLIPFERTVLHQSSPSPDSEKAASCHSIAAIPSNDTTTFKSSVQLRKEIAALEAEILCLERYLLSLYQTAFEEHVPTLSNVNGTYLQLKAKSPTQIAPNPSYCTEPEIGKDDFSHHSPASSGLDSFTSDYGNSANCLKADSTRSEDKKGSGHRSLADHLDASRLENYLNTPERLSEDIVRCISSIYCKLPSAPQSNAGLSASPTSSLSSFSIFSSKNPCDSWSPNYYEDASVHKLSKEERGSHTSMVEVLRIYLDEDSFNYAAEMLENFRSLVRTLEKIDPTRMKREEKLAFWINIHNALVMHAYLAHGTSNRVKRSPILKSAYNVGGHCVDAYIIQSSILGIWPHLSAPRLQKLFSPGRKFKTGNTKHVYALEYPEPLVHFALSSGVYSDPVVRVYTAESIFHDLKLAFKDFIKSSLYICKESKIYLPKIVYYFAKDMSLDVSSVLELIADCVSEVQQIAIRKCIKGRYEKCIHWLPQSSTFRYLIHRELAGGR; this is encoded by the exons atggtGGTGGGGAATTGCcgctcttcctcttcttctgcttcttctccTCCACAATCATTTTCCTTAAG TACTCTTGACAAAGGGCTTCTAGAAAGCATAATCAATATATCTCCTAGACTCTCCTCTCAATTAATTCCT TTTGAGAGGACAGTACTGCACCAAAGTTCCCCATCTCCAGATTCTGAGAAAGCAGCAAGTTGCCATTCTATTGCAGCAATTCCTTCTAATGACACTACAACATTTAAG TCATCTGTACAGCTGAGGAAGGAGATCGCTGCACTTGAAGCTGAAATTTTGTGTTTGGAACGCTATCTTCTTTCACTTTATCAGACAGCTTTTGAAGAGCATGTACCAACATTGTCAAATGTTAATGGGACCTATTTACAGTTGAAGGCAAAATCTCCAACTCAAATTGCACCAAATCCATCTTATTGTACAGAGCCAGAAATTGGGAAGGATGATTTTTCCCATCATAGCCCCGCTTCTTCTGGACTTGATTCATTCACTTCAGACTATGGCAATTCTGCAAATTGTTTAAAAGCAGATTCTACGAGG AGTGAGGACAAAAAAGGTTCTGGTCATCGCAGCCTCGCTGATCACCTTGATGCCTCTCGCTTGGAGAACTACCTTAATACTCCAGAAAGACTCTCTGAAGATATCGTAAGATGCATATCTTCTATATACTGCAAGCTACCCAGTGCCCCTCAAAGCAATGCAGGCTTGTCAGCTTCCCCCACTTCATCCCTGTCCTCCTTTAGcatattttcttctaaaaatCCTTGTGATAGTTGGAGTCCAAATTACTATGAGGATGCTTCTGTACATAAACTGTCGAAAGAAGAGAGAGGATCACATACTTCAATGGTTGAAGTACTGAGGATATATTTGGATGAAGATAGTTTCAATTATGCAGCCGAAATGCTAGAAAATTTCAG GTCACTGGTTCGTACTCTTGAGAAGATTGATCCAACAAGGATGAAGCGGGAAGAAAAGCTTGCATTCTGGATCAACATTCACAATGCCCTGGTTATGCAT GCATATTTAGCACATGGAACTAGTAATCGTGTAAAAAGATCCCCTATTTTAAAG TCAGCATACAATGTGGGTGGACATTGTGTAGATGCATACATCATTCAAAGCTCAATTCTAGGAATTTGGCCACACCTTTCAGCACCG AGGCTACAAAAGTTGTTTTCTCCAGGAAGGAAATTTAAGACGGGCAACACCAAACATGTATATGCTTTAGAATATCCAGAGCCACTTGTTCATTTTGCACTTTCTTCAGGGGTTTACTCTGACCCGGTG GTTCGAGTTTACACTGCTGAGAGTATATTTCATGATCTCAAACTTGCATTCAAAGATTTCATTAAATCCAGCTTGTACATCTGCAAGGAATCGAAGATCTACCTCCCAAAAATTGTATACTACTTTGCAAAGGATATGTCATTGGATGTGTCAAGTGTCTTGGAGTTGATAGCAGACTGTGTGTCAGAAGTGCAGCAAATTGCTATCAGAAAATGCATCAAGGGAAGGTATGAAAAATGTATCCATTGGCTACCGCAAAGTTCAACCTTTCGGTATCTCATCCACAGAGAATTAGCTGGAGGGAGATAA
- the LOC123230045 gene encoding AP-1 complex subunit sigma-1-like, whose translation MIHFVLLVSRQGKVRLTKWYSPYSQKERAKVIRQLSGIILTRGPRLCNFVEWRGFKVVYKRYAGLYFCMCIDSEDNELEILMIVHHYVEILDRYFGNVCELDLIYNFHKAYYILDEILIAGELQESSKRVVGRLIDAQDSLVEVAKEQASLVRTIIAQATK comes from the exons ATG ATTCACTTTGTGCTTCTCGTTAGTCGCCAAGGAAAAGTGAGACTCACCAAATGGTATTCACCATATTCCCAGAAAGAAAGAGCTAAG GTAATTCGACAGCTTAGTGGCATAATACTTACCCGAGGCCCCAGGCTCTGCAACTTTGTGGAGTGGAGAGGGTTCAAAGTTGTTTACAAAAG ATATGCGGGCCTTTATTTCTGCATGTGCATCGATTCAGAGGATAATGAACTAGAGATTCTGATGATAGTTCACCACTATGTTGAGATTTTGGATCGGTATTTTGGCAAT GTTTGTGAGCTGGACTTGATTTATAACTTCCATAAG GCCTATTATATATTGGATGAAATTCTGATAGCTGGTGAACTTCAAGAGTCAAGCAAGAGAGTGGTTGGACGGCTGATAGATGCACAG GATTCACTGGTGGAGGTTGCTAAAGAGCAGGCCAGTTTAGTGCGCACTATAATTGCACAGGCCACCAAATAG